TACTTCATCTTCTTGAACTTCCAGCTCCTTCATCACAATCATTGGTCTCTTCATCAGAATCATATTTCTTGTACCACTTGAATTTACCTTTGCCTTTATTGTGCTTCATATCACCTTAGTTGGTCTTCTTGCTATCTTGGGCCTGTAAGGCCTAAACTTGAGATGTTGAGGTTGCTACACACCTTTCTCTTACTCTCAGTTCATGAGCTTCAAAAGAGCCTTGCAAATCCTCTACCTTCATCTTAtcaagatcctttgattcttcaattgccACCACTATGTGATCATACCTTTGTGTTAATGTTCTAAAGATCTTTACAATAATCACCACTTCAGTTAATGATTCACCATTTGTTCTCCTCTGATTAACAACAACCTGCTCACATTGAAGTAATAGTTGGTATTGCCTTCTTGGCATCAAGAGCTTGGGTTATAATTCTTGGAAAACACGAGTGCAAGTGTGAGGGAAATCAAAAATTAGGAAACACAAGTGagtgaaagaaagaaagaagttTAAGTCACGTGCTCCTAAAAATACCTCTTAAATAGTGGTTCATGGTTAAACATTTATCAGGTATCATCATGGCAGATTGGCAGCATAAACTTTTGTATTGGAATTTGCCCCAAAAGAAACCATATTATGCCTGATAATCCTGAACTTATGTTTGTGTTTGGACATTCGATCATCATATGCAAACTAGGAAGTTGTTTTGACTCTTTTTGCTCGGTAGTGAcgaaaaaacaataaaataaatatgttcaTGAAGTACTAGTCAATTACATGTACTCTCATTCTCAATGGTAGCTCAATCTTGCGTTCGTCTTCTATATACCTGCAGACACGTTTTCCATATCAGACAAGTTCACGCTAACGTGTTAATCTACGGAACATTCAATGATCTCGTTGTTGCAAACAAACTCCTTTATTTCTATGTCCAACACAAGGCCATTGATGATGCACACCATCTGTTTGATGAAATGCCAATGAGAGATCCAACAACTTGGAGTGTCATGATTGGTGGATTTTCCAAGCTTGGTGGTTATGCCAATTGTTATGCAACCTTTAGGGAAATTCTTAGATATGGTGTTACCCCTGATAACTACACTTTACCTTTTGTGATTAGAACTTGTAGGGACAGAAAGGATTTTCAAATGGGTCAAATGATTCATGATGTGGTATTGAAACATGGGCTGTTATTGGATCATTTTGTTTGTGCTACTCTTGTGGATATGTATGCTAAGTGTATGGTGATTGAGGATGCACGCCGGTTATTTGATATAATGCTTAGTAAGGATCTTGTAACGTGGACGGTTATGATTGGTGGTTATGCGGATTGCAATGCATATGAGTCGTTGGTTTTGTTTGATCGGATGATGGAAGAAGGTTTTGTTCCCGATAAGGTTGCTATGGTGACGGTTGTTAATGCTTGTGCTAAATTGGGGGCTATGCATAAGGCTAGGTTTGTTAATGAGTATATTTGTAGGAATGGTTTCTCTTTGGATGTGATCTTGGGGACTGCAATGATTGACATGTACGCCAAGTGCGGATGCGTCGAGTCTGCAAGAGAGGTTTTCGATAGGATGAAAGAGAGAAACGTTATTTCGTGGAGTGCCATGATCGCCGCCTATGGATATCATGGGAAGGGAAAAGAAGCTCTTGACTTATTTCATATGATGTTGAACTCTGCGATTTTGCCAAATAGGATCACATTTGTCTCGCTCTTATATGCTTGTAGTCATGCAGGACTAATCGAAGACGGTCTTCGCTTCTTCAATTCGATGTGGGAAGATTATGCTGTTAGACCTGATATCAAACATTATACCTGTGTGGTTGACCTTTTTGGACGTGCAGGGAGGCTAGACGAGGCGGCGAAATTGATAGAGACCATGTCAGTTGTAAAAGATGAAAGGCTCTGGAGTGCTTTGCTTGGAGCATGTAGAATTCATGGGAACATGGAGTTGGCTGAAAAGGCAGCGAATTCTCTTCTTGAACTACAGCCTCAAAATCCAGGGAACTATGTTTTACTATCTAATATATATGCAAAAGCTGGTAAGTGGGAAAAGGTGGCAGAATTTAGGGATATGATAAACCAAAGGAAGCTGAAGAAAGTTCCTGGATGGACATGGATCGAAGTTGATAATGAAACCTATCAGTTTAGTGTTGGAGATAGATCACATCCTCAATCAAATGAAATCTATGAAACGTTGATGAGTGTAATTAGGAAGTTGGAGATGGCTGGCTATGTACCTGATACAGAATTTGTGTTGCAAGATGTTGAAGACGAAGTCAAGAAAGAAATGTTGTACACACACAGTGAAAAACTAGCTATTGCATTTGGACTAATTTCCATCCCACAGGGTGATCCCATTAGGATCTCTAAAAATCTGAGGGTCTGTGGTGATTGTCACACGTTTTCTAAGATGGTATCGGCGGTTATGAGAAGGTCGATAATTGTTCGGGATGCGAATCGGTTTCACCATTTTAATGAAGGGACTTGCTCGTGTGGGGACTATTGGTAGCATATACAATCTACACAGGTCAATTCTTTGTGTGCGTCTAACTAAATATAACATGCAAACTATAATGTACCAAAAAATGTATGAAACTTTTGCAATGTGATTTTTTACTACAACAGCTTGGTACTTGGTAAGTTCAAAGTCCATATAAAGGACTTCATCATTTATGAGTTgaatttttgaaacaaaaaacatCTTATTTAATGTAAACAGAGAAGAATGTCATTGATCCACAATATTTGATGatagaataaaaaacaaaaatatgggAATCTagattgtttttattttgaaccTGTAACATGGTATGTAAATTACATTTGCTAGCTCCGGCTAACTAATTATATTAAGATATTACTGAAATCAA
The genomic region above belongs to Cicer arietinum cultivar CDC Frontier isolate Library 1 chromosome 4, Cicar.CDCFrontier_v2.0, whole genome shotgun sequence and contains:
- the LOC101497934 gene encoding pentatricopeptide repeat-containing protein At2g03880, mitochondrial-like, with amino-acid sequence MVAQSCVRLLYTCRHVFHIRQVHANVLIYGTFNDLVVANKLLYFYVQHKAIDDAHHLFDEMPMRDPTTWSVMIGGFSKLGGYANCYATFREILRYGVTPDNYTLPFVIRTCRDRKDFQMGQMIHDVVLKHGLLLDHFVCATLVDMYAKCMVIEDARRLFDIMLSKDLVTWTVMIGGYADCNAYESLVLFDRMMEEGFVPDKVAMVTVVNACAKLGAMHKARFVNEYICRNGFSLDVILGTAMIDMYAKCGCVESAREVFDRMKERNVISWSAMIAAYGYHGKGKEALDLFHMMLNSAILPNRITFVSLLYACSHAGLIEDGLRFFNSMWEDYAVRPDIKHYTCVVDLFGRAGRLDEAAKLIETMSVVKDERLWSALLGACRIHGNMELAEKAANSLLELQPQNPGNYVLLSNIYAKAGKWEKVAEFRDMINQRKLKKVPGWTWIEVDNETYQFSVGDRSHPQSNEIYETLMSVIRKLEMAGYVPDTEFVLQDVEDEVKKEMLYTHSEKLAIAFGLISIPQGDPIRISKNLRVCGDCHTFSKMVSAVMRRSIIVRDANRFHHFNEGTCSCGDYW